The window TGGGTACGGAGGGTCACGAAATGATGCACTCCGGATGCTGGATAACCATATTAATCTCCTGCGTCAATATATAAATTGATGGAACGCGTTGAAGAACTCCTGCAATCACCGGCGATCTGTTCATATTTCCTTCGCCTGGTTGGCGATGAGGGAATTAAGCTTCTCAGAAGGTTCCCCGATTCTGGAGAACATAGTGATGAGGAACTTGCCGAGAAGACTGAGATCAATCTGAACTCGGTCCGGCACACCCTCTATACCCTGTATGAACGGCGGCTTGCCGAGTACAGGCGCGTCAAGGATAGCGAGACAGGATGGCTCACCTATCTCTGGCATCTCCGGGTTGATAACCTGAATGCTGTTCTTGGAGAAGAACTGGAAAGAGTAAGGGAAAAGCTTGCAATTAGGCTGAAATTTGAAGAGGAGAATGATTTCTATATCTGCAAGACCTGCGGTGCGATGTTTACCTTCAATGATGCCATGCAGCATGAATTCTCCTGTACATACTGCTCCATACCACTATCCCATTTCGATAACGAGATGCTTGCAACGGCTCTCGAGCGCCGGGTACACGCTATCGATGAGACGCTCTGCTAATACCGGGTGATCCCTGGATAGTATTTCATATGAACAAACCCCTCTCTTCTTTTTCTGACTCTGCTGAACCGGCATGTCCATCAGATACTGACTGTTACAGTCTTCTGCAGCGTGCAGGGTGTCCGGGGAAGGTGATCGATCATGCGCGTGCTGTCCGCGCTGTTGCTGATC is drawn from Methanocalculus natronophilus and contains these coding sequences:
- a CDS encoding transcription factor — its product is MERVEELLQSPAICSYFLRLVGDEGIKLLRRFPDSGEHSDEELAEKTEINLNSVRHTLYTLYERRLAEYRRVKDSETGWLTYLWHLRVDNLNAVLGEELERVREKLAIRLKFEEENDFYICKTCGAMFTFNDAMQHEFSCTYCSIPLSHFDNEMLATALERRVHAIDETLC